ctgagttcaattcccagcaaccacatggtggctcacaactctctagtgagatctggtgccctcttctggcgtacgggcatacatagaggcagagtgttgtatacatactaaataagtccttttttaaaaaaaaggctagaAAGTAGACATGTCTACTCATTCTGCCTCTTTAGTTGAGGTTCGTTGGGGTTTGGAGATTGAACCTGGAGCCTTAGCTGTACCAGacaagtctcctgcctctgcctgatcCCTAATATTTTAGTGAGGTGATCCCTTGGGTAGAAAAGGGGAGATTATGGTGCCTTGGAGCAAGAActgttttctgtatatgtgtggcttTCATTAACCTGTGGACCTCTGCTCAGCTCCGCTCGGCTCTGCCCGATGAGCTCCATCCAGGCTCCGCTTGCTGGTGGAAAAGGCTCCTTAGAAGCCAGCAATGAGCCTCATGCCCACATGGTGCCAGTGTGCCTTCCTCTCACCCCTTACAATGGTGACGATGGCCTGCACCGGGCTCCTCCCCCAACTCTGCTCTGCTCCTGAAGGCACAAATCTAAGAAGAAGGCCTTCACCAAATACTGTAAGAAATGGCAGGATGACATGGGCAAGAAACAGCTGGAGAAGGACTTCAACAGCATGAAGAAGTACTGCCAGGTCATCCGCATAATTGCCCACACTCAGGTGAGCACCTACTGCGACCTAGGAGTGAGGTTTTTCTGTCATTCATAGGTATTTTATTATCTGAGACTTGGGGGTATTAGGACATTTCAGGTGTCTTGTCCAGGTAGCAGCTTAATTGCTGCGTGAACTTGACTATTGCCCATGTGTAGTACTTAATCTCATGGTGTTACcgaccagcagagggcactgtggCACTTTACTCCATCTTAAGTTTCATTTAATCAGCACACTGGTGATTCATGGCAGCAATCAATGCTTAGCCTGGATCCTTGTAAGGTGCTGGCACTGGGCTGTAATGACAGTTATTTAGTTGGATATTTCAGGCTGTTAATTACAATTCAGGCTTCTCAGTGTCAGGTATCTTGCTGTATCCCTTGCTCAACTTGAAACTCACATATTAAAATGAAGTTGTGAGCTTGGGctgtgtattttgttttcaaaacacagGGCTGGTAAGGTGGATTACAGGAACCATTTAAGTACAGCTATCTCATATCAGCCAAACACTCTTAACTCAGTGGTTAGAAGTGGGATTGTAAGGTTGCTTTGCTGTCAACCTGATCTGAGCTTTCTCCTCTTCTAGATGCGTCTGCTTCCTCTGCGCCAGAAGAAGGCACACTTGATGGAGATCCAGCTAAATGGGGGCACTGTGGCTGAGAAGCTAGACTGGGCCCGGGAGAGGCTGGAGCAGCAGGTTCCTGTGAACCAGGTGTTTGGGCAGGATGAGATGATTGACGTCATTGGAGTGACAAAAGGCAAAGGCTACAAAGGTAAGCTTTGGTAGCAGGTTGTGGTTCTGTGGGTGATAACATGGGGGGTGACCTAGCTATTCTATGATGAGACTCTGGAATGTGCTGTACACAGCACCCGAGTAACACTGTGGAAGCATTCCCTGTTGCCTTCCTTCTGAGAATAGCATCCCTTGTCTAGGTTCTAAGGAGTGGGATGACAGTTGAGTTTACTGGTGAACACTAAATGTTAAACTGCCTTAAAATCAAAGACATGGCATGGCCTGGCcttaagctctctctctctgtgatatGCAGACATTGATGCTGCAGATAAAATCAGATGTGAAATGTGATCTGATCTTCACTCACCTTTTGGCAGATAATTagtgttttttttcccaaaagtaACTCATAAAAACCAGTTGGGCACGCACAGGGAGGAACAGAGTTGTACCCCGGTCCCTTCTAAAAATGACACGTTCTCTTTAGGGGTGACCAGTCGTTGGCATACAAAGAAACTGCCCCGCAAGACCCATCGAGGGTTGCGCAAGGTTGCCTGTATTGGCGCTTGGCACCCTGCCCGAGTGGCCTTCTCTGTGGCTCGGGCTGGGCAGAAAGGCTACCATCATCGGACAGAAATCAACAAGAAGGTGAGATGTGACAAGGCTGGCTGGGATCCATCCTGCAGGTGGGGCAGTCGGGCGGAACCCACAGCCCCAACCCTTTCCCAGGTGGGgagttttgtttgaattttttgagaaagtttctctagctttggagcctgacctggcatttgctctgtagacccgcctggccttgaactcacatcgaCCTGGCTCCagggagatttttttaaaggttcattTTATAAGCAATGTTTCTGCATGACCTTGGAGGTTGTGACAGACCTCAGGATTATTGGAGTGAGCTGCCGTTATGTCtagcattagttttttttttgatatttattatattatgtgtatagcattccttccacatgtgcctgcaagccagaagggggtgccaggtctcatagatggctgtaagccaccatgtggttgctgggaattgaactcaggacctctggaagagcagtcagtgctcttaacctctgagccatctctccattagTTTTTAGTTTAGCATTAGTTTTTAGGCTCATGTAGCTAATTGAAGAGCACTTTGACCTTTGGATAGTACACATTTGTGTATTGTCCTATCTACCTGGAAACCTGTGGACTTTCTGCTTTCAGAGTCTGGGTACTAGGCTAGTTGCTAGCACCTCAGTGTTATTGACCTGGTTCCTAGGACTGCTTTCTCAGTTGTTGATGGTATTTTCAGATTTACAAGATTGGCCAGGGCTACCTTATCAAGGATGGCAAGCTGATCAAGAACAATGCATCTACCGACTATGACCTTTCTGACAAGAGCATCAACCCACTGGTGAGTGCTGACACCCAGATGCTTTTGTGGGGTGGCACTTGGCTTTCATGACCCCTGTAGTAGTTCCTAGAGGGGTGGGGATCCATCATAGCTGTTCTGTGATGAGGCTCTGGAATGTGCGCTGGGCACAGCGCCCGAGTGAAACTGAGGAACCATTCCCTGTTGCCTTCCTTCTGAGAACAGCTTTGCTGATCATGGTTGGCTGTATGTAACTGGCTTCTTAATTTGCACTGACCAGTAACTTTTTATGATTCCCTAGGGTGGCTTTGTCCATTATGGTGAGGTAACCAATGACTTCATCATGCTCAAAGGCTGTGTGGTGGGAACCAAGAAGCGAGTGCTCACACTCCGCAAGGTAAAACCCAGGGTCCTTAGCTGTGGAAATACTGGCCTGTCGTAGGAGTGGAACCTGACCCCACATAGCAGTTTCCACAGTTTGCATGAGTTCTGCATATTGTGCTACTGAACTGGCTCTGGGTGTCACTAACCAATTTTTTTTGTGTGCCACAGTCCTTGCTGGTGCAGACCAAACGGCGGGCTCTGGAGAAGATTGACCTGAAATTCATTGACACCACCTCCAAGTTTGGCCACGGTCGTTTCCAGACCatggaggagaagaaagcatTCATGGTAAGGACCTTCATGTTCCAGTTTTGTTTTGGCTGTTTTGCCCACATGGCTGTTTAGGATTTAGACTGACAAACTCCTGTTTCTCTCACAGGGACCACTCAAGAA
The Microtus pennsylvanicus isolate mMicPen1 chromosome 2, mMicPen1.hap1, whole genome shotgun sequence DNA segment above includes these coding regions:
- the Rpl3 gene encoding large ribosomal subunit protein uL3; this translates as MSHRKFSAPRHGSLGFLPRKRSSRHRGKVKSFPKDDPSKPVHLTAFLGYKAGMTHIVREVDRPGSKVNKKEVVEAVTIVETPPMVVVGIVGYVETPRGLRTFKTVFAEHISDECKRRFYKNWHKSKKKAFTKYCKKWQDDMGKKQLEKDFNSMKKYCQVIRIIAHTQMRLLPLRQKKAHLMEIQLNGGTVAEKLDWARERLEQQVPVNQVFGQDEMIDVIGVTKGKGYKGVTSRWHTKKLPRKTHRGLRKVACIGAWHPARVAFSVARAGQKGYHHRTEINKKIYKIGQGYLIKDGKLIKNNASTDYDLSDKSINPLGGFVHYGEVTNDFIMLKGCVVGTKKRVLTLRKSLLVQTKRRALEKIDLKFIDTTSKFGHGRFQTMEEKKAFMGPLKKDRIAKEEGA